The DNA region TCATGGCTGAATTGTGAATTGGTGCGTTCTTTCTTGCtctatattatgtttttgtgCTGCTTGGTCTGGATTTAGCCAACATAAGGTTACTGATGCTGTTAATGCTTGCAATGTGTATGCAGGTGATCTTTCTTTGGGTGCGGAGGAGCAGATTTTAGGTAGTAACCAACCTGAATTGGATGATTGTGTGGTGGGTGACAATCAAGATGAGGAAGGAGAGGCAATGGTTGAAGTGTCACCTTCAGGTAGATTGAGTTTTCAAAGTTTTAATCTAGTAGTTTGCATGTGATCTTCTGAATGTTATACCTCTGTCTACATGTGCGTGGTTGCTTGGGAAGTGTTAGGTTTCCTTGACACTGATGTATCTTTAAGTTAGAACTAACTTGATTAAGAGCCTGGGAAGAAGCCATTGACACGTTTATTTTAATCAATGGAAGTAAGGAAAGTGAAGACTGGGGATGTCGAAGAGGTTATAGAATTCTATATAATTGCAATATAAAGGACAAACAACACCTTGTGGCTTTGAGAAATCTTATGAGATGGTTCAATTCCTTTGGGTAAATTTAGAATCGTGGCTGTTGCAAATTCCTTTGCACAAACTACTCGTTTCATATGGCAGAGAGAAATTCGTGCACTTTGAAAAGTCTGCTGATTATTGTACATGCATACCTGCtctgttttttccttatcattgtGCGCACCATAAATATGCTTGTAACTCTGCAGATGATGAAGCTGGAGATGGTAATGAGTCATCCTGGAGCATGGATTGTTCTACAGTTGTGAGAGTTAAAACATTACACATCAGCTCTCCTATATTAGCTGCCAAAAGTCCATTTTTCTATAAGGTAAAGGTCCcccttctttttaaaatttctttgctTGCTGTAATTACTGGGGCGTTTCTGTTAATCAATGCTCTTGCTTTGGATAGCTCTTCTCTAATGGAATGAGGGAGTCAGAACAGCGGCACGTGACACTACGCATCAATGCCTCTGGTATGGAAAACATCGGAACCTTCCTGTCTTTGTTATAGAAAGCACCATCTTCATtcttccattttgttttttgttttcatcagCCCAtccttgaaaatattttcatggGTTACCATTTTCTCTCCTTTGTACTTGATTATTACACTCTTTATTCTGCACCATTTGAAGCTCAAACAAGAATGTCAAATACAGGATTCAAGTGCCTCTTTTAAGTACTACATTTTTATGTAACATGCACTCTGTTTTCAGTAAATTGGTCTGGGTCACTGTAGAGATTGTCATAAAATGTCGTCATAATGAAATGAGTTTTTCTCACAATTTTCTGCCTTTTTTTCTCGCCTGGAACAGAGGAAGCTGCCCTTATGGAGTTAATGAATTTTATGTACAGCAATACCTTAACTGCTTCTCAGGCTCCCCAATTGCTTGATGTGCTAATGGCTGCTGACAAGTTTGAGGTTGCTTCATGCATGAGGTATTGCAGCCGACAGTTGCGTAACCTATCCATGACGCCAGAGTCTGCTTTGCTTTATCTGGAGCTCCCATCAAGTGTCTTGATGGCCGAAGCTGTCCAGCCATTGACTGACGCAGCAAAGCAATACCTTGCAGACCGTTACAAGGACATGACCAAGTAAGCTCTTTTTCtacttgaattttattcttaCTGGAAATTCTCCTCATTTAGCTGTAACTGGTTGCAAGATTATATGATGCCCTTACCATTCACCAGAAGTTTTAACAGATATCACGTGTGTGTATGCATGTAGCATCCCTTTTTAAGAACATGAAGGGTGGGTGGCTTAATATACAAAGAGCTAAAGATGCCAATTGCATCAGATTGGAGAAACCAAAAACTATCATCAACtaaatttttcttctaattcttGAATGGAGATTTATATGAGTATTTTCTAGGAGGCTTATGCTTTAACTGCTGTACTCTTGACCAGGTTCCAAGAAGAGGTAATGGCCCTGCCCTTGGCTGGAATTGAGGCAATATTATCTAGTGATGACCTGCAGGTGGCTTCAGAAGATGCTGTATATGACTTTGTATTGAAGTGGGCAAGGGCTCAGTATCCAAAATTGGAGGAACGGCGTGAAGTCCTTGGCGCACGCTTAGCACGCTACATTCGCTTCCCTTACATGACTTGCCGGAAGCTTAAGAAAGTTTTAACCTGTACTGACTTTGAGCATGATGCCGCATCCAAGCTTGTTCTTGAGGCTCTCTTTTTTAAGGGCGAGCCGCCACATCGGCAGCGAACCCTGGCAGCAGAGGAATCAGCCACCTCGAATCGTCGTTTTGTGGAGCGTGCATACAAGTATCGGCCTGTTAAAGTGGTAGAGTTTGAATTACCCAGGCAGCAGTGTGTGGTGTACCTGGACTTGAAGCGGGAGGAATGTGCAAATTTGTGCCCTTCTGGACGGGTATATTCCCAGGCATTCCACCTGGGTGGacaagggttttttttgtcaGCACATTGTAACATGGACCAGCAAAGCTCTTTCCATTGCTTTGGGCTGTTTCTGGGGATGCAGGAGAAGGGGTCGGTTAGTTTTGCTGTTGACTATGAATTTGCAGCAAGATCAAAGCCAACAGAGGAGTTCGTTAGCAAATACAAGGGAAATTACACGTTCACTGGTGGCAAGGCAGTTGGGTACCGAAACTTATTTGCCATACCATGGACGACCTTCATGGCTGAGGACAGTCTTTATTTCATAAATGGTGTCTTGCATCTTAGAGCGGAGCTTACTATCAGACTCTAACTTAATCCCTTACTTATGAGCTTTCTGCTTTAGAAGTCCTAACCCTTTTGATTCCCTTCTCAAACTTGACCAAATATGAAATGTAATAATTAGGTACTATGCGCAGATTTAGTTTTGGTTTGGAGGTTGAAATGTGATTAGAGGTATTTCTTTTCTTCCCGGCTGAATCGTGCTTGGAAATGAGCAGGGAAATGTAAATGTGGTTAGATCTTGGCAGGGAATGGGTTTCCGTTCTCACCACTTTTATGTTAAGAATGCAACTTCAGAACAATACAGCTGATTACTGTTGTACTGCTTAATATGTCGACCTTGTGATTAATCTGGCTATGCAGTTGTGTTGTTTTTAAATTCGTGCTTGTGAATGCACGTTTGCTGCAACTGTTCTAGACAGCGGCGTCCAGTGCCAAATGCTAATTTGCCAAGCTGCTTAGCGGCTGCATAttgattatgtttcaaaatatttgttgagtaataaaaagatatttttgttgAGTAATGAATAATCtgttaatattttagttttagtaacttatttattttttctagtcaaGAATGCTGGTGTCCTGGTAAATGGTTTTTAATGTGGTTATAACTGATACctataaaatacttatttttgtagATGTGTGGATTTTTAGATGTTTAAGTATtattatagagagagaaagtgcaaagatattttagagagataaactttaaaaatatatgtgataaaaatataaagaataaagagATTGTGAACCTAGTGTTTGAAGAACTCATGGTGTATTTGTAACCTAcaagtcttgtttttttttttttttttgtgtggagaTAAGGGATTAAAGTGTAATTTTAATCTtggtatattttgaattgtattatactcaaaataatacatattgaattaatataaaatattatgggACCCACTAGGGGTCTTGAGAAAATTTACAAGGAAGTATTGGGTAGGTAAGATATCAAAGCTTATTAGAGGTGAAAAATAGGTCCAGCTGCATTGCTTGAACCTAAGCATGTTGGGCTCGAGTGTGATAGCTCGAGCCCATAGGGGTGTTGGGGTGTATGTCCAGTACCAGTTAGGCATGACAGAACGCCCGACATGGGTTCGGGCTATCATGCCTGAGCCCATGCACCTTGGTAGTAATTGGGCTTCAACATGGTAGCTCGAGCCTATGGGGATTTTTTTGGATCTTTAGGGAGCATTTGAGCTAATTAGACTTAGGTTTATTAGGAGCCCCCCAAGTTTTTATGATATTGATACACAAagacttgtaaaaatatttggttaCCATCACGAGTTTGTCAAattttcttcatatgaaaagaAGGGTGGAAACCTTGAGGTTATTTAATAGAGAACCATGTGTAAGGGCGTgcaccaaggttgttaaaatcgcgattttaataCGGCACGGAAAGCCTTacacaaactcggatcgtaaaatcgtaaggaatttcaaaatacattaaaaaaaattcatgtttcaaataaaaaatttatacatagttcaagcaccttaaaaaacatgttggtgtgtcatgtaaactaaaaccAACTTCAttctcttcatcttcctcatcattaatgaaatcaagagtttaattgaagaattaatgagtttgaggactaaattaaactttgatttaattaattaaaggaatcaggggtgtaattgaaaaaataccgAAGTTTGGAGCTGATTCAAGGAAAAAttgcttgaaaattaaaattcaatgaccAAATTGAATGGTCCAAAAACCCAAGACTGTTGTGTAAATAGCACTATAACTCaaggattcaattgaatttaatccaaGGGCACAACtagaaatcaattatttctgaTTAGGGTCCCAATTGTTAAGTTTAAACTGCCTagggactaaagtgaaaaacaacCATGCCCAAGGACacaacggcgccgttttggaaGCATTGTTCATCGTCTCCTACGCTTGCGCGGATGAAGCCGAGGGGGAAGGGGCCATCAACCAGCAGACCTAGTGCTTAGACCACCATCATCTTCGTCTTGAACAGAGAAGATCGGGTAGAGGAGCAAGGGGAAGGAACAGTGAAGAACAACCCAGAacacagaagaaacaaaagaatgaTCAGTTTTAGCAAAAAATCCCCTTTATTCAAGATTCAGCAAAAAGAGCCTCCTTTCATATTCTTTTAGACCCAATGTATCAATTAAACTGAAACATAACTGATCCATCAAAAACATGCAAGAGATGATCAAACCAAGAACACGCAACAAGATCATGGATTCAAATTTAAGACTTGTACAATCTAGagcaaacaacaataaaaactaaaaaaaaccgaTGATTGTTCAATGAAAAACCAAAACAGAAAAACCCTACAAACATTTATCTTCATAAAGCAcaacagaaaaacaaacaaaagaggAGATTTCATTACCATTGTTTTGGTCTCTCTGTGTGAGATGCAGGGGTTCCTCTTTTCTAACAAGGAGAAGACTTGTCGCTGGTGGTTGATTTTAGAGGTGAGATGTGACACTGAACAGCTGTCTCATacagcaattgttttttaattgcctTTATTTGTTAAAGCTAATAGGAGGGAGACACATGGCAGcaacattgaattaaaatttcctGCGGGGAAACTCGTTTAATCGGTGGTGAAATCGCGATTTTACGCGATTTCACCCGATTTTAacgattttacctgattttgacCCGATTTTACTCATTTTCGAGTTTTATGTATGATTTAGCACGTAAAGCCTATATTAACTCGTAAAAatgtacgattttacgagttgaatcgcgattttaacaaccttggcgTGCACCATGTTTGAAGAAAATTTCTAAGTGTGAAGGGGAACCATGGAGGAACTCATacttaaaaacatttataggAAAATGATGTGAGATATAAAGGACTTCATACTAAAACAGTTTTTCTAAGAGGTCAGGGGAAATCTATGAAGGGTGAGCCTGAATTTAGAAAATCTTCTAAGAGGCCATGGGGAAACTTATCATGACACCCATACTTGGAAATTTCTAAAAAGCAAAGGAGATGTACCCAAGTCGATGTTTATACTAGGAAAATTTTTAAGGTGGTAGAGGGAAACTCTCAAAGGGTTGTTCCCTACAGTAGTGTGAGGTTCAGAAACCCTGTACTAATTAATATCGTACTACAGAGTAGGAGGTTCGTGGCCTCCTAGTTAATGGTGTAGGGCGTAGGAACCTCTCTATTAAAGAGTGGTCGTATTGAAGTGTGGGAGGTATGTAACCTCCCTAGAATGGCATAGAACATGAAAGCCCCCATTGAGGAGTGGTCAATGGAGTGTGAGAGGTATGTGAGCTCCCTAACATTGTTATTGGGTGTGGGAGCCCCCTGCTAAGAGAATGATTTTGTTTAGAAAATCCTTCATGTTAGTTATCCTTGTAAAAACAAGGAGGCCCATTTCATAGCAAACTTGCCTCTTTTACTCGTATGTGATTTTTTATGACTTGCTTCACTTTGAACAAGCTTTTGTTTGGtaagatataaatttttttcctataagACATGTTCTTTTACCCCTTTTATCAAGGTCTCTAAGGCTATTGGCTAAAGCAATTCTTTTTCATTGAGTATCTCATTGAACCTTTTTAAATATGTCCATGTAAACTTGTTCTTTTTTTGGATAACACCAAATAATT from Populus alba chromosome 14, ASM523922v2, whole genome shotgun sequence includes:
- the LOC118041559 gene encoding BTB/POZ domain-containing protein POB1 — encoded protein: MMRGSNSDLFDPRTEMDSDSTRGGSASDGDFGFAFNDSNFSDRLLRIEIMGGSAENRADGEGCTSIIDWARHRKRRREDIKKDNNNGDLSLGAEEQILGSNQPELDDCVVGDNQDEEGEAMVEVSPSDDEAGDGNESSWSMDCSTVVRVKTLHISSPILAAKSPFFYKLFSNGMRESEQRHVTLRINASEEAALMELMNFMYSNTLTASQAPQLLDVLMAADKFEVASCMRYCSRQLRNLSMTPESALLYLELPSSVLMAEAVQPLTDAAKQYLADRYKDMTKFQEEVMALPLAGIEAILSSDDLQVASEDAVYDFVLKWARAQYPKLEERREVLGARLARYIRFPYMTCRKLKKVLTCTDFEHDAASKLVLEALFFKGEPPHRQRTLAAEESATSNRRFVERAYKYRPVKVVEFELPRQQCVVYLDLKREECANLCPSGRVYSQAFHLGGQGFFLSAHCNMDQQSSFHCFGLFLGMQEKGSVSFAVDYEFAARSKPTEEFVSKYKGNYTFTGGKAVGYRNLFAIPWTTFMAEDSLYFINGVLHLRAELTIRL